CAGCAAGGACACCGCCACCGTCCGCGACATCCTGCGCGAGGAGCTCGTCCAGCTCGTCGACCCGACGATGGACCGCTCGCTGCACACCGCCAAGGGCGTGGGCGACGACGGCGAGCCGCACCCCGCGACCGTCCTCGTCGTCGGCGTCAACGGCACCGGCAAGACGACGACGGTCGGCAAGCTCGCCCGTGTCCTCGTCGCGGAGGACCTCGACGTCGTCCTCGGCGCCGCCGACACCTTCCGCGCCGCGGCTGCCGACCAGCTGCAGACCTGGGGCGAGCGCGTCGGCGTCCGGACGGTGCGCTCGGACCGCGAGGGCGCCGACCCGGCCGCCGTCGCGTTCGACGCCGTGCGCGCCGGCCGGGAGAGCGGCGCGGACGTCGTCGTCGTCGACACCGCGGGCCGGCTGCAGAACAAGGCCGACCTCATGGGTGAGCTCGGCAAGATCAAGCGCGTCATCTCCCGGCAGGCGCCGGTGAGCGAGGTCCTCCTCGTGCTCGACGCGACGACCGGCCAGAACGGGCTGCGCCAGGCGCAGGTCTTCGCCGACGTCGTCGACGTCACCGGAATCGTCCTCACCAAGCTCGACGGCACCGCCAAGGGCGGCATCGTCATCGCCGTCCAGCGTGAGCTGGGGGTGCCCGTCAAGCTCGTCGGACTGGGGGAGGGGGCCGACGACCTGGCCCCGTTCGTCCCCGAGGAGTTCGTCGACGCGCTGCTCAGCTGAGCCCGTCCGGGCGCTGCGCCGCCGCCCCGTAACACGCCCGTCACACGCCCGCCGTGACCGTAACGGGAGTGAAACGTGGCGGCGGCACACGTGAAACCTCACGCGAGGAGGGTGTCCCTCAGCCGGCCGCACGAGAGCCGGGAGCGAGAGGACCACCTATGGAACTCGACAGCGGTACCACCGCATGGATGCTGATATCGGCATCCCTCGTGCTGCTCATGACGCCAGGTCTGGCGTTCTTCTACGGCGGCATGACCCGGTCCAAGTCCGTCCTGAACATGATGATGATGTCCTTCGGGGCGATGGGCGTCATCGGCGTGATCTACGTGCTGTGGGGCTGGTCGATGTCCTACGGCAGCGAGAGCATCGGCGGCATCTTCGCCAACCCCCTGGAGATGTTCGGCCTCCAGGGCGCGATCCTCGACGACGCCGGGGAGTTCGTCATGGACGGCGGCCTGCCGGTCGTCGTCGACGTCGGCTTCCAGGTGACGTTCGCGATCATCACCACCGCCCTCATCAGCGGCGCGCTCGCCGAGCGCGTGAAGTTCGGCACCTGGATGGTCTTCGCCGGCCTGTGGGTCACCCTGGCCTACTTCCCGATGGCACACATGGTCTGGGGCGGCGGCCTGCTCAGCGGGGACGGCCCCTTCGCCTCCATCGCCGACCCGATCGACTTCGCGGGCGGCACCGTCGTCCACATCAACGCGGGTGTCGCGGCCCTCGTCCTGGCCCTCGTCGTGGGCAAGC
Above is a genomic segment from Georgenia wutianyii containing:
- the ftsY gene encoding signal recognition particle-docking protein FtsY → MTDQLWAILAVVLVVLVAGGAALTSGLRRRRPPSLPEERAESGVLTEEPQDTATLERPPATDAPAPEAPAVTTERPAPVAGRMVRLRERLSRSGTIGRSILSVLSRETLTEEDWEEIEETLLLADVGIGPTTELMDRLRTRVQVLGSKDTATVRDILREELVQLVDPTMDRSLHTAKGVGDDGEPHPATVLVVGVNGTGKTTTVGKLARVLVAEDLDVVLGAADTFRAAAADQLQTWGERVGVRTVRSDREGADPAAVAFDAVRAGRESGADVVVVDTAGRLQNKADLMGELGKIKRVISRQAPVSEVLLVLDATTGQNGLRQAQVFADVVDVTGIVLTKLDGTAKGGIVIAVQRELGVPVKLVGLGEGADDLAPFVPEEFVDALLS